The proteins below come from a single Stutzerimonas stutzeri RCH2 genomic window:
- a CDS encoding M18 family aminopeptidase yields MRKALNQGLIEYLQASPTPFHATENLAQALQAAGYRALDEREVWHTEAGGRYYVTRNDSAIIAFQLGSKPLVEHGLRLVGAHTDSPCLRVKPQPELQRQGFWQLGVEVYGGALLAPWFDRDLSLAGRVTYSRDGRIESQLINFKLPIATIPNLAIHLNREANQGWAINAQNELPPILAQIASQESPDFRALLADQLGREHGLVADVVLDFELSFYDTQAAAIIGLHGDFIAGARLDNLLSCFAGLQALLNTEPEHSCVLVCTDHEEVGSTSLCGADGPFLEQVLRRLLPDEDDFQRTISHSLLISADNAHAVHPNYADKHDGNHGPKLNAGPVIKVNNNQRYATNSETAGYFRHLCLENEVPVQSFVTRSDMGCGSTIGPITASQLGVRTVDIGLPTFAMHSIRELAGSQDLAHLVKVLTAFYNSSQLP; encoded by the coding sequence ATGCGCAAAGCTCTCAATCAAGGCCTGATCGAATATCTGCAGGCGTCCCCCACCCCCTTCCATGCCACCGAGAACCTCGCCCAGGCGTTGCAGGCCGCCGGCTACCGTGCGCTGGACGAACGCGAGGTCTGGCATACCGAGGCCGGCGGGCGCTACTACGTCACTCGTAACGACTCGGCCATCATTGCCTTCCAACTGGGCAGCAAGCCGCTCGTCGAGCACGGCCTGCGCTTGGTCGGCGCGCATACCGACAGCCCTTGTCTACGAGTCAAACCGCAACCGGAGCTGCAGCGTCAGGGCTTCTGGCAACTCGGTGTGGAGGTGTATGGCGGTGCCCTGCTCGCACCCTGGTTCGACCGCGACCTGTCGCTGGCCGGGCGCGTTACCTACAGCCGAGACGGCCGTATCGAAAGCCAGCTCATCAACTTCAAGCTGCCCATCGCGACAATACCGAACCTGGCGATCCACCTGAACCGGGAAGCCAATCAGGGCTGGGCCATCAACGCCCAGAACGAGCTACCACCGATCCTTGCGCAGATTGCCAGCCAGGAAAGTCCGGACTTTCGCGCATTGCTGGCCGATCAGCTCGGCCGCGAACACGGCCTGGTCGCCGACGTGGTCCTGGACTTCGAACTGAGCTTCTACGACACCCAGGCTGCAGCCATTATCGGCCTGCATGGTGACTTCATCGCCGGTGCCCGCCTGGATAACCTGCTCTCCTGCTTCGCCGGGTTACAGGCGTTGCTGAACACCGAGCCCGAACACAGCTGCGTGTTGGTCTGTACCGACCACGAAGAGGTGGGTTCCACCTCGCTCTGCGGCGCGGACGGCCCGTTCCTCGAACAGGTGCTACGCCGCCTGCTGCCGGATGAAGATGACTTCCAGCGCACTATCAGCCATTCCCTGCTGATCTCGGCCGACAATGCCCACGCGGTGCACCCCAACTACGCCGACAAGCACGATGGCAACCACGGGCCGAAGCTCAATGCCGGCCCGGTGATCAAGGTCAACAACAATCAGCGCTACGCCACCAACAGCGAAACCGCGGGCTACTTCCGCCATCTCTGTCTGGAAAACGAGGTGCCGGTGCAGAGTTTTGTCACTCGTAGCGATATGGGCTGCGGCTCGACCATCGGCCCGATCACGGCAAGCCAGTTGGGTGTGCGCACAGTCGATATCGGCCTGCCGACCTTTGCCATGCATTCGATCCGAGAGCTAGCCGGAAGCCAGGATCTGGCGCATCTGGTCAAGGTACTGACCGCCTTCTATAACAGCAGTCAGCTGCCCTGA
- the minE gene encoding cell division topological specificity factor MinE, with amino-acid sequence MNLFDFFRERKKKETPAAIAKERLQIIVAHERGQRTEPDYLPALQKELVEVIRKYVNIDSDQVQVALEDQGSCSILELNITLPDR; translated from the coding sequence ATGAACCTCTTCGACTTCTTCCGTGAACGCAAGAAGAAGGAAACTCCAGCCGCGATCGCCAAAGAGCGCCTGCAGATCATCGTTGCCCATGAGCGCGGCCAGCGCACCGAGCCGGACTATCTGCCGGCGCTGCAGAAAGAGCTGGTCGAAGTGATCCGCAAGTACGTCAACATCGACAGCGATCAGGTCCAGGTAGCACTCGAGGATCAGGGCAGCTGCTCGATCCTGGAACTCAATATCACCCTGCCGGATCGCTGA
- a CDS encoding NAD(P)H-quinone oxidoreductase, with protein MKALQGIEGHLEWAERPAPACGEGEVRIRVAAAGLNRADLLQRAGHYPPPAGVTDILGLECAGVIAEVNGRSRWKVGDRVCTLLAGGGMAEEVVVDARHALPVPEGMTLQEAAVIPEVYATAWLNLYRLGALLAGDKVLLHAGASGVGSAAIQLCKAFGNPCWVSVGSAERLAYCEALGAQGGVLRGDSLEALRDFAPFDMILDPVGAKYAALNTQLLAMDGRWVMIGLMGGRKAEMDLGGLLAKRIQLIGSTLRSRDADYKAGLLAEMEEKVWPLFAQGKLSPRLEQTFAIADVEAAFAALASNTVSGKVALVIDSTIS; from the coding sequence ATGAAGGCATTGCAAGGTATCGAGGGGCATCTGGAGTGGGCCGAACGACCGGCTCCGGCGTGCGGCGAAGGCGAAGTCCGTATCCGTGTCGCGGCCGCTGGGCTTAACCGCGCGGACCTGCTGCAACGCGCCGGGCATTATCCGCCGCCAGCCGGTGTTACCGACATCCTGGGCCTGGAGTGCGCCGGTGTGATTGCTGAAGTAAACGGTCGCAGCCGCTGGAAGGTGGGTGATCGCGTCTGCACATTGCTGGCTGGCGGCGGCATGGCTGAAGAAGTGGTGGTCGATGCGCGCCACGCACTGCCGGTTCCCGAGGGCATGACGCTGCAGGAAGCGGCGGTGATCCCCGAGGTTTACGCCACGGCCTGGCTGAATCTCTATCGGCTTGGCGCGCTGCTGGCCGGTGACAAGGTGCTGTTGCATGCCGGAGCGAGTGGCGTCGGTTCGGCGGCGATCCAGCTGTGCAAGGCGTTTGGCAATCCCTGTTGGGTCAGTGTTGGTTCCGCAGAGCGCTTGGCCTACTGCGAAGCGTTGGGCGCTCAGGGGGGCGTGCTGCGTGGAGACTCGCTAGAGGCGCTGCGAGATTTCGCTCCGTTCGACATGATCCTCGATCCCGTTGGTGCCAAGTACGCGGCGCTTAACACGCAGCTGCTGGCAATGGACGGACGCTGGGTGATGATTGGTCTGATGGGCGGCCGTAAGGCCGAGATGGATCTGGGCGGACTGCTGGCCAAGCGCATCCAGTTGATTGGCTCGACCTTGCGCAGCCGTGACGCCGACTACAAAGCAGGGCTGCTGGCAGAAATGGAGGAGAAGGTCTGGCCGCTGTTTGCCCAGGGCAAGCTTTCGCCGCGTCTGGAGCAAACCTTCGCCATCGCAGACGTAGAGGCGGCATTTGCTGCACTCGCCAGCAACACCGTTTCCGGCAAAGTGGCGCTGGTGATCGATAGCACCATTTCCTGA
- the minD gene encoding septum site-determining protein MinD encodes MAKIIVVTSGKGGVGKTTTSAAIGTGLALRGHKTVIVDFDVGLRNLDLIMGCERRVVYDFVNVINGDASLTQALIKDKRLENLFVLAASQTRDKDALTQEGVGKVIDELSKNFEYVICDSPAGIEKGAHLAMYFADEAIVVTNPEVSSVRDSDRMLGLLASKSRRAESGEEPIKEHLLLTRYNPERVTKGEMLGVEDVEEILSIRLLGVIPESQAVLKASNQGIPVILDDQSDAGQAYSDAVDRLLGKEVAHRFLDVKKPGFLQRLFGGRE; translated from the coding sequence TTGGCCAAGATCATCGTAGTCACTTCCGGCAAAGGTGGCGTTGGTAAAACCACCACCAGCGCCGCCATCGGCACCGGCCTCGCTCTGCGTGGCCACAAGACCGTCATCGTCGACTTCGACGTCGGTCTGCGGAATCTCGACTTGATCATGGGCTGCGAGCGTCGGGTGGTTTATGACTTCGTCAACGTCATCAATGGCGATGCGTCCCTGACCCAGGCTCTGATCAAGGACAAGCGTCTGGAGAACCTGTTCGTGCTGGCGGCCAGCCAGACGCGTGACAAAGATGCCCTGACTCAGGAAGGCGTCGGCAAGGTCATCGACGAGCTGAGCAAGAATTTCGAATACGTTATCTGCGACTCGCCGGCTGGTATCGAGAAGGGCGCGCACCTGGCCATGTATTTCGCCGACGAGGCCATCGTCGTAACCAACCCGGAAGTGTCCTCGGTTCGTGACTCCGACCGCATGCTCGGCCTGCTGGCGAGCAAGTCGCGCCGCGCCGAAAGCGGCGAAGAGCCGATCAAGGAACACCTGCTATTGACCCGCTACAACCCCGAGCGCGTTACCAAGGGCGAAATGCTCGGCGTCGAGGACGTCGAGGAAATCCTTTCCATCCGCCTGCTCGGCGTGATCCCCGAATCGCAAGCCGTGCTCAAGGCGTCCAACCAGGGCATTCCGGTGATTCTCGATGACCAAAGCGATGCGGGCCAGGCCTACAGCGACGCCGTCGACCGCCTGCTCGGCAAAGAGGTCGCGCACCGCTTCCTCGACGTCAAGAAGCCAGGCTTCCTGCAACGACTTTTCGGAGGCCGCGAATGA
- a CDS encoding pirin family protein encodes MSHREILSITTGRPTSDGAGVSLTRVFGGAAPERFDPFLMLDEFGSNDPDEYIAGFPPHPHRGFETITYMLEGRMRHEDHMGNVGLLESGGVQWMTAARGVIHSEMPEQQEGNMRGFQLWLNLPAHAKLGEPGYRDFAPAEIPQVRLDNGVQAKVIAGTLKAQGIEQQGVVQRPDTEPQLFDLHLPADSTLSPQIPDGHLLLLYVYEGALQLGDQPVGRGQLVRLSEQGELQLHSETGARLMLLAGRPLREPIVQYGPFVMNSREEIEQALRDFRDGTLA; translated from the coding sequence ATGTCCCACCGGGAAATTCTCTCCATCACCACCGGCCGGCCCACCTCCGATGGCGCCGGCGTCAGTCTTACCCGCGTGTTCGGCGGCGCCGCACCGGAACGATTCGACCCGTTTCTGATGCTCGACGAGTTCGGTTCGAACGACCCGGACGAGTACATCGCCGGTTTTCCGCCACACCCGCATCGCGGCTTCGAAACCATCACCTATATGCTCGAAGGGCGTATGCGCCACGAGGATCACATGGGCAACGTCGGGCTGCTGGAAAGCGGCGGCGTGCAATGGATGACCGCAGCGCGTGGCGTGATTCACAGCGAAATGCCGGAGCAGCAGGAAGGCAACATGCGCGGTTTCCAGCTGTGGCTGAACCTGCCCGCCCATGCCAAGCTCGGCGAGCCGGGCTACCGCGACTTCGCACCCGCAGAGATTCCCCAGGTTCGCCTCGACAACGGCGTACAGGCCAAGGTCATTGCCGGAACCTTGAAGGCGCAAGGCATCGAGCAACAGGGCGTGGTACAGCGGCCCGATACGGAGCCCCAGCTGTTCGATCTGCACTTGCCCGCAGACAGCACGCTCTCGCCGCAAATTCCGGACGGCCATCTGTTACTGCTTTATGTATACGAGGGCGCGTTGCAGCTCGGCGATCAGCCGGTCGGCAGGGGCCAGCTGGTGCGCCTGTCCGAACAGGGCGAGCTGCAGTTACACAGCGAGACCGGCGCACGACTGATGCTGCTGGCCGGCCGACCGCTGAGAGAACCGATCGTGCAGTACGGTCCGTTCGTGATGAACAGCCGCGAGGAGATCGAGCAAGCGCTGCGGGATTTCCGCGACGGGACGCTGGCCTGA
- a CDS encoding VacJ family lipoprotein translates to MLLPLLLASGLAFAEPPTADEDGFTHPLRNLEFNPGLDQREFERATFQALDVYDPFESINRRIYHFNYRLDQWVMLPVVRGYRYVTPQPVRTGVSNFFGNLGEVPTLFNSLAQLKAQRAANATARFLFNTILGVGGVWDPATRMGLPRQSEDFGQTLGYWGVPQGPYLIIPALGPSNLRDATGRVADFAVERQMDFLQYSETTGGELSLTALRAINARHVTSFRYGQLNSPFEYEKVRYVYSRARDLLVEE, encoded by the coding sequence ATGCTGCTGCCGTTGCTCCTGGCCAGTGGACTGGCCTTCGCCGAACCACCGACGGCCGACGAGGATGGCTTCACCCATCCACTACGCAACCTGGAGTTCAATCCCGGGCTGGACCAACGCGAGTTCGAGCGGGCCACCTTCCAGGCGCTGGACGTGTACGACCCGTTCGAATCGATTAACCGACGCATCTACCATTTCAACTACCGGCTCGATCAGTGGGTCATGTTGCCGGTGGTGCGCGGCTATCGCTATGTCACGCCGCAGCCGGTGCGCACCGGAGTGAGCAACTTCTTCGGCAACCTGGGAGAAGTGCCCACCCTGTTCAACAGTCTCGCGCAGCTCAAGGCCCAGCGCGCCGCGAACGCCACGGCGCGCTTTCTGTTCAACACCATTCTCGGCGTCGGCGGCGTCTGGGATCCGGCGACCCGTATGGGCTTGCCGCGCCAGAGCGAAGACTTCGGCCAGACGCTTGGCTACTGGGGAGTGCCGCAGGGGCCCTATCTGATCATCCCGGCCCTGGGGCCATCGAATCTACGCGATGCCACCGGCCGCGTGGCCGACTTTGCGGTCGAGCGGCAGATGGACTTTTTGCAGTACTCCGAAACCACCGGTGGCGAGTTGAGCCTGACAGCGTTGCGCGCCATCAATGCGCGGCATGTCACCAGCTTCCGTTATGGGCAACTCAACTCGCCGTTCGAATATGAAAAGGTGCGCTATGTATACAGCCGTGCGCGCGACCTGCTGGTCGAGGAATGA
- the minC gene encoding septum site-determining protein MinC translates to MSQADLTDQSPAFQLKGSMLAITVLELASNDIERLDEQLAAKVEQAPDFFNNTPLVLALDKLPESAREIDIAALVSLCRKHRLRTLALRASEPVHLEAAAALDLPVLPPSGARERKVDLGSKIPPKPAEPTYRPTRVVTTPIRGGQQVYAQGGDLIVLAPVSPGAELLADGNIHVYGPLRGRALAGIKGDTSARIFCQQLAAEMVSIAGQYKVAEDLRREPLWAEAVQISLSGDVLNITRL, encoded by the coding sequence ATGAGCCAAGCCGACCTCACCGATCAGTCCCCAGCCTTCCAGCTCAAGGGCAGCATGCTCGCCATCACCGTGCTGGAACTCGCCAGCAACGATATCGAGCGTCTCGACGAGCAACTTGCGGCCAAGGTCGAGCAGGCGCCGGACTTTTTCAACAACACACCGCTGGTGCTGGCTCTGGACAAGCTGCCGGAATCAGCCCGCGAGATCGATATCGCCGCGCTGGTCAGCCTGTGCCGCAAGCATCGTCTGCGCACCCTGGCGCTGCGCGCCAGCGAACCGGTGCATCTGGAAGCGGCGGCCGCGCTCGATCTGCCCGTACTGCCCCCCTCCGGCGCACGTGAACGCAAGGTCGACCTGGGTTCGAAAATCCCGCCGAAACCTGCCGAGCCGACCTACCGCCCGACCCGCGTCGTCACCACCCCCATTCGCGGCGGCCAGCAGGTCTACGCCCAGGGCGGCGACCTGATCGTTCTCGCTCCGGTCAGCCCCGGTGCGGAACTTCTCGCCGATGGCAACATCCATGTCTACGGTCCGCTTCGCGGTCGCGCTCTGGCAGGTATCAAGGGCGATACCAGCGCGCGGATCTTCTGTCAGCAGCTCGCCGCGGAAATGGTCTCCATCGCCGGCCAGTACAAGGTCGCCGAGGACCTGCGACGCGAACCTCTCTGGGCTGAAGCGGTGCAGATCAGCCTCTCTGGCGACGTGTTGAACATCACCCGCCTTTAA
- a CDS encoding lipid A biosynthesis lauroyl acyltransferase: MDRPQFRAYFLHPRFWPLWLGLGLLWLLVQLPYPLLLQLGRGLGALMFRFAGSRRYIARRNLELCFPELSQEQRERLLHENFASNGIAFFEMAMSWWWPQARLQRLARIEGLEHLQLAGQGVILMALHFTTLEIGAALLGQRHTIDGMYREHKNPVFDFVQRRGRERHNRDASAIEREDVRAMLKVLRAGRAIWYAPDQDYGRKQSLFVPLFGIQAATVTATTKFARLGRARVVPFTQERLADGSGYRLVIHPPLEDFPGESEEADCLRINQWVEEAVSALPEQYLWAHRRFKTRPVGEPGLYTKRSKRSAGR, encoded by the coding sequence ATGGACCGTCCTCAGTTTCGTGCGTACTTCCTGCACCCGCGTTTCTGGCCGTTGTGGCTGGGGCTTGGGCTGCTCTGGCTGCTGGTGCAGCTGCCGTATCCGCTGTTGCTGCAACTGGGCCGTGGGCTCGGCGCGCTGATGTTCCGTTTCGCCGGTTCGCGGCGCTACATCGCCCGGCGCAACCTGGAGCTGTGCTTTCCAGAACTCAGCCAGGAGCAGCGCGAACGGCTGCTGCATGAAAACTTCGCTTCCAACGGCATTGCCTTCTTCGAGATGGCGATGAGCTGGTGGTGGCCACAGGCGCGCCTGCAGCGCCTGGCCCGGATCGAAGGGCTGGAGCATCTGCAATTGGCGGGGCAGGGCGTAATCCTGATGGCGCTGCATTTCACTACCCTGGAAATCGGCGCGGCGCTGCTTGGCCAACGGCACACCATCGATGGCATGTACCGTGAGCACAAGAATCCGGTATTCGATTTCGTCCAGCGCCGCGGGCGCGAACGACATAACCGCGACGCCAGCGCCATCGAGCGTGAGGACGTGCGGGCCATGCTCAAGGTTTTGCGTGCCGGTCGCGCCATCTGGTATGCGCCGGATCAGGACTATGGGCGCAAGCAGAGCCTGTTCGTGCCGCTGTTCGGCATCCAGGCAGCCACGGTGACCGCCACCACCAAGTTCGCGCGGCTGGGCAGGGCCAGGGTCGTGCCGTTCACCCAGGAGCGCCTGGCGGATGGCTCGGGCTATCGGTTGGTGATCCATCCGCCGCTGGAGGATTTTCCCGGCGAGAGTGAAGAGGCCGATTGCCTGCGGATCAATCAGTGGGTCGAGGAGGCTGTGAGCGCATTGCCGGAGCAGTACCTCTGGGCACATCGCCGCTTCAAGACCCGCCCAGTCGGTGAGCCTGGCCTTTATACGAAGCGCAGCAAGCGATCGGCCGGTCGGTAG
- a CDS encoding RluA family pseudouridine synthase, whose translation MPLSAIEIVHQDAALLVINKPTLLLSVPGRAEDNRDCLVTRLQENGYPEARIVHRLDWETSGLIVLARDADTHRELSRQFHDRETEKAYTALCWGEPEQDSGSIDLPLRYDPPTKPRHVVDHELGKHALTFWRVLERCGDYSRVELTPITGRSHQLRVHMLSIGHPLLGDRLYAHEQALQAHERLCLHASMLTLTHPQTGERLRFECPAPF comes from the coding sequence ATGCCTCTTAGCGCTATCGAGATCGTCCACCAGGACGCGGCCCTCCTGGTCATCAACAAGCCAACCCTGCTGCTGTCCGTACCCGGCCGCGCCGAAGACAATCGAGACTGCCTGGTGACCCGCCTGCAGGAAAACGGCTATCCCGAGGCCCGCATCGTGCATCGACTGGACTGGGAAACCTCCGGGCTTATCGTGCTCGCCCGTGACGCCGATACCCACCGTGAACTGTCCCGCCAGTTTCACGACCGCGAAACGGAAAAGGCCTACACCGCACTGTGCTGGGGTGAGCCCGAGCAGGACAGCGGCAGCATCGACCTGCCACTACGCTACGACCCGCCGACCAAGCCGCGTCACGTGGTCGATCACGAACTAGGCAAGCATGCGCTGACCTTCTGGCGCGTGCTCGAACGCTGTGGCGACTACAGCCGCGTCGAGCTGACACCCATCACCGGCCGCTCCCACCAGCTGCGGGTGCACATGCTGTCGATCGGTCATCCGCTGCTCGGTGATCGCCTGTATGCCCACGAGCAGGCCCTGCAGGCCCATGAACGCCTGTGTCTGCATGCGAGCATGTTGACGCTGACCCATCCGCAAACCGGCGAGCGCCTGCGCTTCGAGTGCCCGGCCCCGTTCTAG